Proteins from a single region of Hydra vulgaris chromosome 12, alternate assembly HydraT2T_AEP:
- the LOC136088745 gene encoding uncharacterized protein LOC136088745 has product MAGCDCMAGLGETCSHVAAMLYKIEAAVRIGMTSSTPTDLPCQWNQNFTKNIVGSPVSQINLYTDAAKEKLSKKRMRKMPISPTPQEKNDFLSEIQSVQSKTAALHLFKDFDKEFIQMESVFIPKLPTSLRQFFNENYKSFDNEQLISYFDEKKKQISLTSDVIVYVEEATRNQVLCDSWFRVRVGRITGSTLHQVFHARIEMPPVSLILKICAEKNIQIKNSAINWGRVNEINALTLYKQIHSDSNAISNSKPLSDIFIHQNLRVERIGLCIDFEKPWYAASPDGAVYCTCCGHGVLEIKCPFSLKDKSLKEVIVKDAFCVGVNMNGNYFLKQEHQYFFQVQLEMRVTGVSYCDFMVWTPSEFVVLRIEPDTSFIENVLIKCDIFWNTFILRELVTREIESERKLLPSTSNNPINKDILFCICKSKSFQSDDTMVGCDSCDNWFHLKCLSLKSPPKSTVWYCSDCKYKKKILNTKKPFIQ; this is encoded by the exons ATGGCTGGGTGTGATTGTATGGCTGG tcttgGCGAAACATGCTCACATGTTGCTGCAATGCTATATAAAATTGAAGCCGCTGTTCGTATTGGAATGACATCGAGCACACCAACTGACTTGCCTTGTCAATGgaatcaaaattttacaaaaaatattgttggcTCCCCAGTTTCTCAAATCAACTTATACACTGATGCTGCAAAAGAAAAGCTTTCTAAAAAGAGAATGAGAAAAATGCCTATTTCTCCAACACctcaagaaaaaaatgattttttatcagaaatacAATCAGTGCAGTCCAAAACTGCTGCTCTTCAtttgtttaaagattttgataaagAATTTATTCAAATGGAATCTGTTTTCATACCAAAATTACCAACATCtttaagacaattttttaatgaaaattataaatcatttgaTAATGAGCAACTGATATCTTATTttgatgagaaaaaaaaacaaataagtttgaCTTCTGACGTTATAGTTTATGTTGAAGAAGCAACACGAAATCAAGTGCTATGTGATTCTTGGTTTAGAGTAAGAGTTGGTCGAATAACTGGCTCCACTTTGCATCAAGTTTTTCATGCTAGAATTGAAATGCCACctgtttcattaattttaaagatttgtgcAGAGAAAAATATACAGATTAAAAATTCTGCAATAAATTGGGGAAGagtaaatgaaataaatgcATTGACTTTATATAAACAGATTCATTCTGACTCAAATGCAATAAGTAATTCAAAACCACTGtcagatatttttattcatcaaaATTTGAGAGTTGAAAGAATAGGACTTTGTATTGACTTTGAAAAACCATGGTATGCAGCATCTCCTGATGGTGCTGTTTATTGTACTTGTTGTGGACATGgagttttagaaattaaatgtCCTTTTAGTTTAAAAGACAAGTCATTAAAAGAGGTCATAGTTAAAGATGCTTTTTGTGTTGGTGTAAACATGAATGGaaactactttttaaaacaagaacaCCAATATTTTTTCCAGGTTCAACTTGAAATGAGAGTTACTGGAGTCAGTTACTGTGACTTCATGGTGTGGACACCCAGTGAATTTGTTGTATTGCGCATTGAGCCTGACACCTCTTTTATTGAGAATGTATTAATTAAGTGTGATATTTTTtggaatacttttattttgagaGAGTTAGTAACAAGAGAAATAGAATCAGAAAGAAAATTACTCCCCTCTACATCAAATAAtcctataaataaagatatacttttttgtatttgtaaatctaaaagttttcaaagtgaTGATACAATGGTTGGATGTGATTCATGCGATAACTGGTTTCATCTTAAATGTTTATCTTTGAAATCACCACCTAAATCTACTGTTTGGTATTGCAGTGActgcaaatacaaaaaaaagatcctaaacacaaaaaaa cctttTATACAATAA